One Maribacter cobaltidurans genomic window carries:
- a CDS encoding FecR family protein, producing MIADIIIRKIKGHLNQEEEILFENWLSEKDENLLTFKRLQKLHELKVPIPDIEELDAQKAWQLLLDAQRKQRKGVVRFSSRTLLRYAAIFVGIFGCFLAYRSFKSEATVIEPIDPNSITLDLGNGNTQVLTREGTLQIVNSEGEVLGKKVDGLVDYSQSKSDDVDDSAPEYNTLRIPNGKTFKVVLSDGTLVHLNAGSSLKYPVQFQKDKNREVVLIGEGFFEVTKNESSPFIVTSGGVDVRVLGTKFNVTSYPEDKRQNTVLVEGSVRIYETGSTYDVENSTLLSPGYKAEWNPEEKNMQLEKVPTELYTGWINGKLMMKEMVFSNIVKRLQRHYNVNITSEYQELNSRVFTATFEKESIREVLETFKLETPFDYEIEGNHILIKRQPKTDKPMGKV from the coding sequence TTGATAGCAGATATTATAATTAGGAAAATTAAAGGTCATTTAAACCAAGAAGAAGAAATTCTTTTTGAGAATTGGCTTTCTGAGAAGGATGAAAATCTTTTGACCTTTAAAAGGCTTCAGAAATTACACGAGCTTAAAGTGCCTATCCCTGATATTGAGGAATTGGATGCTCAAAAAGCATGGCAGTTGCTTCTTGATGCTCAAAGAAAGCAACGAAAGGGGGTGGTTAGATTTTCAAGTCGCACACTTTTAAGATACGCAGCCATTTTCGTAGGAATCTTTGGTTGCTTTTTAGCTTACAGGTCTTTTAAATCTGAGGCTACAGTTATTGAGCCAATAGATCCTAATTCCATTACGCTGGATTTGGGAAATGGAAACACGCAAGTACTTACAAGAGAAGGTACATTGCAAATTGTAAACAGTGAAGGAGAAGTTTTAGGTAAGAAAGTAGACGGTCTAGTGGACTACTCCCAATCCAAATCTGATGATGTGGATGATAGTGCACCAGAATATAATACACTGCGTATACCCAATGGCAAGACATTTAAAGTAGTGCTTTCGGATGGTACATTGGTGCACTTGAATGCAGGGTCTTCTCTAAAGTATCCCGTACAATTTCAAAAAGATAAGAATAGAGAGGTCGTTTTAATAGGTGAAGGTTTCTTTGAAGTCACCAAGAATGAATCCAGTCCATTTATAGTTACCTCAGGAGGTGTGGATGTTAGGGTTTTGGGGACAAAATTTAACGTCACCTCTTATCCGGAGGATAAACGTCAAAATACGGTTTTGGTAGAAGGTTCAGTTAGAATCTATGAAACAGGTTCTACATATGATGTTGAGAATTCTACCCTGCTTTCCCCAGGATATAAGGCAGAATGGAATCCAGAGGAAAAAAATATGCAATTGGAAAAGGTGCCCACGGAATTGTATACAGGTTGGATAAACGGTAAGTTGATGATGAAGGAAATGGTTTTCTCAAACATTGTAAAAAGACTTCAACGACACTATAATGTCAACATAACCAGTGAGTATCAAGAACTAAATAGTAGAGTTTTTACCGCCACTTTCGAAAAGGAATCCATTAGGGAAGTTTTGGAAACCTTTAAGCTGGAAACACCCTTTGATTATGAAATCGAAGGAAATCACATTCTTATAAAAAGACAACCTAAAACCGACAAGCCTATGGGTAAAGTTTAA
- a CDS encoding fumarylacetoacetate hydrolase family protein: MNEIIPEMGLEGTWIGRCYIPKKMAYRNVEGPHVIWVHQKKVFDLSYYFKSTSELINTPNYKIYLKEGDPNIKEVCSLPELLENSIHYQKDTSKPFLLAPNDTQAVKACGVTFIQSLLERVIEEKAKGEPQLALQIRDEITSTIGEGLSNVKPGSPHAMKLKEELKKRGIWSQYLEVGIGPDAEVFTKGQPFSSVGFGSEVGVHSESGWNNPEPEVVLVVSNSGQILGATLGNDVNLRDFEGRSALLLGEAKDQNGSCAIGPLFRMFDDSFTLNDVKSSRVALSIEGSDGFRLEDSSDMGEISRSPEDLVAQVLSEHHQYPDGFVLFCGTMFAPTLDRDKKGMGFTHKPNDKVTIAAPKLGKLINWVNYSDKIPQWTFGINAFVNYTLERSKN, from the coding sequence ATGAATGAAATAATTCCCGAAATGGGACTAGAAGGTACATGGATAGGAAGGTGTTATATACCTAAAAAAATGGCTTATCGAAATGTGGAAGGCCCTCATGTGATATGGGTACATCAAAAGAAGGTGTTTGATTTATCCTATTATTTTAAGTCCACCAGTGAATTGATCAATACTCCCAATTATAAAATATATCTAAAGGAGGGGGACCCCAACATTAAAGAGGTATGCTCATTACCGGAACTTTTGGAAAATTCCATACATTATCAAAAGGATACCTCCAAACCCTTTTTGTTAGCTCCTAACGACACTCAGGCTGTTAAGGCTTGCGGGGTGACCTTTATTCAAAGCCTTTTGGAACGGGTCATTGAAGAAAAAGCAAAAGGAGAACCTCAATTGGCACTGCAAATACGGGATGAAATTACTTCAACAATTGGGGAGGGACTTAGTAATGTCAAGCCTGGATCTCCGCATGCCATGAAATTAAAGGAGGAATTGAAGAAAAGAGGGATTTGGTCACAATATTTAGAGGTAGGTATTGGTCCCGATGCCGAAGTTTTTACAAAAGGTCAGCCTTTTTCGTCGGTTGGATTCGGTTCAGAAGTTGGGGTACACAGTGAATCGGGATGGAACAATCCAGAGCCCGAGGTGGTACTTGTCGTTTCAAATTCTGGCCAAATATTAGGAGCAACCTTGGGAAATGATGTTAACTTAAGGGATTTTGAAGGGCGAAGTGCTTTGCTATTGGGAGAGGCCAAAGATCAAAACGGTTCTTGTGCCATAGGTCCTCTGTTTAGAATGTTCGATGATAGTTTTACATTGAACGACGTTAAATCCTCAAGAGTAGCCCTTAGTATCGAGGGCTCGGACGGCTTCCGATTGGAAGATTCTTCAGATATGGGGGAAATTAGCAGATCACCCGAAGATCTAGTAGCACAGGTCTTAAGCGAGCATCATCAATATCCTGATGGATTCGTTCTTTTCTGCGGCACCATGTTCGCACCCACATTGGATCGCGATAAAAAAGGTATGGGCTTTACCCATAAACCCAACGACAAAGTTACTATTGCCGCACCAAAATTGGGTAAATTGATCAATTGGGTGAACTATTCGGATAAAATTCCACAATGGACGTTCGGAATCAATGCTTTTGTCAACTATACCCTGGAAAGGTCCAAAAATTGA
- a CDS encoding SMP-30/gluconolactonase/LRE family protein, which produces MPFNSYRPASALLFIGFLNLLLLSCDTSNKPEWEKRNSELIEEFGLTARNLPNLPSSDVAPNLKVGTLSNLGNMEGILLYPGITAKIFWGNGNLVSVLELEANATLPEEALPADRFLILSQGSLELNSDGQKHHMMAKEREEPDGTHSGTPRMDFIFQEKGSKSEIKAGDTGAKVMEVYSPLRLDYLEKLGVSDLPSEIPQRSSNKEATINTNTVYDFYDIQLTQLTNGVYTRLVSAGDIQLSLVSADPNTQSQAHIHPEEQITILLRGSLKETVLDQELDMVPQDIVLVPGNVVHSGVAGELGYDALDIFWPVREDYLTKQKIALEKYQEIIPEGAKPQLVIDGAKTKPTLTFSEGPKWMDGKLYFSNMYFDQNWNADPKRSSIVELKPDGSYKNIMEGKMQANGLYPYKNGNLLVCDMIGHCVLEMTTSGDVVHVIADSYNGKPIDGPNDIITDSKGGIYFTDPQFTMEAEKFQPGRAVYYISPDKNITRLVEPNEFAMPNGILLSPDGKTLYINNCYDDESWYPVNSSKENFVWAYDVNDDGTISNGRKFAELRLTGNVLNRKGKSSSADGMAIDTMGNIYVATYFGVQIFDSKGSFIGMINLPSFPVSLGFGGEDMKTLYIVSYDKVYKIPTNRTGYVNYL; this is translated from the coding sequence ATGCCATTTAATAGTTATCGACCAGCAAGCGCACTCCTTTTTATAGGTTTTCTGAACCTACTTCTTTTAAGTTGTGATACTTCCAACAAACCGGAATGGGAAAAGCGCAATTCGGAATTAATCGAGGAGTTTGGCCTCACCGCTAGGAATCTGCCCAACCTACCTTCCTCAGATGTAGCCCCCAACTTAAAAGTGGGTACCCTTAGTAATCTTGGGAATATGGAAGGTATCTTACTATATCCCGGTATAACCGCCAAAATTTTCTGGGGAAATGGAAATTTAGTCAGTGTATTGGAACTAGAGGCCAATGCAACCCTGCCAGAAGAAGCTCTGCCAGCGGACCGGTTTCTGATACTTTCCCAAGGATCACTTGAATTAAACAGTGATGGGCAAAAGCATCACATGATGGCCAAGGAGCGGGAAGAACCGGACGGCACTCACAGCGGAACTCCGAGAATGGATTTTATTTTTCAGGAAAAAGGTAGCAAAAGTGAAATCAAAGCAGGAGACACAGGTGCCAAAGTTATGGAAGTCTATAGCCCTCTTCGTTTGGATTATCTTGAAAAATTAGGTGTTTCCGACCTTCCCTCCGAAATTCCACAAAGAAGTTCCAATAAGGAAGCGACGATTAATACCAACACCGTGTATGACTTTTATGATATTCAGTTAACACAACTTACAAATGGGGTATACACCAGACTTGTTTCGGCTGGCGACATACAACTTAGCTTAGTCTCTGCAGACCCAAATACACAATCGCAGGCACATATACATCCTGAGGAACAAATAACAATTTTGCTTAGGGGAAGCCTTAAAGAAACCGTTCTGGATCAGGAATTGGACATGGTACCACAGGATATAGTCTTGGTTCCCGGAAACGTGGTCCATTCTGGGGTTGCAGGTGAATTGGGTTATGATGCCTTGGATATCTTTTGGCCCGTACGTGAAGATTATTTGACCAAGCAAAAGATAGCACTTGAAAAATATCAAGAAATTATACCTGAGGGAGCAAAGCCCCAGTTGGTTATCGACGGAGCAAAGACAAAACCAACATTAACGTTTAGCGAAGGTCCTAAATGGATGGATGGTAAACTCTATTTTTCCAACATGTATTTTGACCAGAATTGGAACGCCGACCCAAAAAGAAGTTCCATTGTAGAACTAAAACCCGATGGTTCGTACAAAAATATTATGGAGGGCAAAATGCAGGCCAACGGCCTATATCCCTATAAAAATGGAAATTTGTTGGTCTGTGATATGATAGGGCACTGCGTGTTGGAAATGACCACTTCTGGCGATGTGGTACATGTCATTGCGGATTCCTACAACGGAAAACCTATAGATGGCCCAAACGATATAATCACCGATAGCAAAGGCGGTATCTATTTCACAGATCCCCAGTTTACCATGGAAGCGGAGAAGTTTCAGCCCGGCCGTGCCGTATACTATATATCACCGGATAAAAATATAACTCGGCTAGTTGAACCCAATGAATTTGCTATGCCCAATGGAATTTTATTATCCCCGGACGGCAAAACGCTTTACATAAACAATTGCTATGACGATGAATCCTGGTATCCCGTAAATAGTTCCAAAGAAAATTTTGTCTGGGCTTATGATGTAAACGATGATGGCACCATTTCAAACGGCCGAAAATTTGCGGAATTACGATTGACAGGAAATGTTTTGAATCGCAAAGGCAAATCCTCCAGCGCAGACGGAATGGCTATTGATACTATGGGCAATATTTATGTGGCCACTTATTTTGGAGTACAGATATTTGACTCAAAGGGTAGCTTCATAGGGATGATAAACCTTCCCTCCTTTCCTGTAAGCTTAGGTTTTGGTGGGGAGGATATGAAAACCTTGTACATTGTTAGTTATGATAAGGTCTACAAGATACCAACCAATAGGACAGGGTATGTAAACTACCTATAA
- a CDS encoding RNA polymerase sigma factor: protein MINSLVLEEMFLKHYQEWCLLSFSYVGDLEDSKDVVQNIFIKLLQKEFDAPIVDLKKYINTCIRNESLKKIKKSQRTFSLKNYSTEVSSHENELIRSEISDTLFRQIDALPDHSKKVFELCVLEDLKYENAAEIMGITVNTVKYHLKKSFKLLRLNLKDVYFWLF, encoded by the coding sequence ATGATAAACTCTTTAGTTCTTGAAGAAATGTTTCTGAAACATTATCAGGAATGGTGTTTATTGTCTTTTAGTTATGTTGGGGATTTAGAGGATTCCAAGGATGTTGTACAGAACATTTTCATTAAACTTTTACAGAAAGAATTTGATGCTCCTATTGTTGACTTAAAAAAGTACATCAATACTTGCATAAGAAATGAAAGTTTAAAAAAAATTAAAAAAAGTCAACGAACTTTTTCTCTTAAAAATTATTCAACCGAGGTCTCTTCACACGAAAACGAACTAATACGTTCGGAAATATCCGATACACTTTTTAGACAAATTGATGCTTTACCGGACCATAGCAAAAAAGTATTTGAGCTCTGTGTTCTAGAAGACCTCAAGTATGAAAATGCAGCGGAAATTATGGGAATTACCGTGAATACGGTAAAGTACCACTTGAAGAAATCCTTTAAGTTACTACGTTTAAATTTGAAGGATGTGTATTTTTGGCTCTTCTAA
- a CDS encoding cupin domain-containing protein produces the protein MKTVLSLVFCIVGSFCMAQNLNERVVHNDPSAYRELSAVHAGAGKMGFTQMIGRNDLATNFLYLHSGIIQPKSGIGHHFHHTIEEMYVILDGEAEFTINGRTSKIKGPALVPCKLGDSHGIYNTSGKPLKWLNFAVSEVKAQGDAFDLADDLVGSKTDEIPTFVASRLIKEELKPEDKGFRGLEDKIYKGEGVLYRRVLRPEVFRTNWHHVDHLVVPSGSKTEKRQLEGVEEVYYVMNGTGAVTVGSETVNVGKDDSFYAGLGEEISWSSTGGDDLEILVIGIAGSKDDGMAIARPLEKPKAMALQMDFVVDKENAAAFEKMYYSIYVPAMVVQDGYLSSKLLRLFSDDLAKEIQAEPTTYNYQIQISFDTEENRRKWVASDQHQIAWPAASGLAKEFKWRGYDVMGDDVQH, from the coding sequence ATGAAAACAGTACTTAGTTTAGTGTTCTGCATCGTGGGCAGTTTCTGCATGGCCCAAAATTTAAATGAAAGGGTGGTTCACAATGATCCATCTGCCTATCGTGAATTGAGCGCAGTACATGCCGGTGCCGGCAAAATGGGATTTACACAGATGATCGGTCGGAATGACCTGGCAACTAACTTTTTGTATTTACATTCAGGTATTATCCAGCCTAAATCGGGTATCGGACATCATTTTCACCATACCATTGAAGAAATGTATGTCATTCTGGATGGGGAAGCTGAGTTTACCATTAATGGAAGAACATCAAAAATTAAAGGTCCAGCGTTGGTTCCTTGTAAGCTAGGGGATTCTCACGGAATTTATAATACTTCGGGAAAACCGCTAAAGTGGTTGAACTTTGCGGTAAGCGAGGTAAAAGCACAGGGTGACGCTTTTGATTTGGCGGATGATCTAGTTGGGTCCAAAACAGATGAAATCCCAACGTTTGTCGCTTCGCGATTGATAAAGGAAGAGCTTAAGCCTGAAGACAAAGGTTTTAGGGGTTTAGAGGACAAAATTTATAAGGGTGAAGGAGTGCTTTATAGACGAGTGTTAAGACCGGAAGTATTCCGAACAAACTGGCACCACGTGGACCATTTGGTTGTTCCTTCTGGCAGTAAAACTGAAAAACGTCAATTAGAGGGCGTAGAGGAAGTATATTATGTGATGAATGGTACTGGGGCGGTAACTGTAGGTTCTGAGACGGTCAATGTCGGCAAAGACGATTCTTTTTATGCCGGTTTGGGGGAGGAAATTTCTTGGTCGAGTACAGGTGGGGATGACCTCGAAATATTGGTCATCGGTATAGCCGGATCCAAGGATGACGGAATGGCAATTGCTCGGCCATTGGAAAAACCAAAGGCCATGGCTTTGCAAATGGATTTTGTAGTGGACAAGGAAAACGCGGCCGCTTTTGAAAAAATGTACTATTCAATCTATGTGCCCGCTATGGTGGTACAAGATGGATATTTAAGCTCAAAATTGCTTCGGCTTTTTTCAGATGATTTGGCGAAGGAGATTCAAGCGGAACCTACAACCTACAACTACCAAATTCAGATATCCTTCGATACCGAAGAAAACCGTAGAAAATGGGTGGCAAGTGACCAACATCAGATTGCATGGCCTGCTGCCTCCGGCCTAGCCAAGGAATTTAAATGGCGAGGCTACGATGTTATGGGTGATGATGTACAGCATTAA
- a CDS encoding outer membrane protein assembly factor BamB family protein, whose translation MVYPFNKLMFKPRFFFISPSKLICLAILILTIGCQQKETNATRHTTWSHYGGSPDQSKFFESPSITKSNVAQMELLWSYPSGDDRFYFFSPIIVDSTMYVLGKNSSLIAIHAKTGEELWIHTDLPGITRRGINYWESEDKKDKRLLFTLNNSIQAINADTGKSILDFGTEGYVDLREGLDRDPTSITRIQPMMPGVIYDDLLILGSAPGEGYFSPPGHIRAYNVVTGKLEWTFHTIPHPGEYGYDTWPKDAYKYVGGANVWSEISVDPERGIAYLPIGSPTYDYYGADRLGSNLFANSLVAVDARTGERIWHYQTVHHDLWDYDLSPAPQLLTVDKDGKKVDAVAIATKHGFVFVFDRETGEPLFPIEEKPFPKSEMPGEESWPTQPISSLPSFTRHEVTKENLNPYFSDSLRQDWLQRLDSAKSGLYVPPSDKYETIMMPGALGGANYGNTAADPLNGIMYIQTQEYASTYRLNKVEPPKNELTDNDVDRVKNLYNSSCIACHGPNMEGGAGPSLKNIGHHMFYSEFRNTVINGKGVMPGLVHVDEESLKALFKFLGGDPERRSFRFGNQQAEPVYGPVVASGGVTTSPDAQRGAPMQDYPEGVDHPEDRYTTDYGLDWPGLIDPPWSSILAYDLNNGTIKWRRPIGVDSLYVQGDESKGAPNGTQRKGMVITSTGIVFTTAKGGRIYALDADDGSVLWETTLSNETNAQPSMFTLDGKQYLVINATSNFRSDSYDHSKKPGAIAKGYVVYGIPDKK comes from the coding sequence ATGGTTTATCCATTTAACAAACTTATGTTCAAGCCTCGATTTTTTTTCATTTCCCCAAGTAAGCTAATTTGCCTTGCCATTTTAATTTTAACTATAGGTTGCCAACAAAAAGAAACAAATGCTACGCGCCATACAACGTGGTCCCATTATGGTGGAAGTCCGGACCAATCCAAATTCTTTGAATCACCCAGTATAACAAAGTCCAATGTGGCTCAAATGGAGCTGCTGTGGAGCTATCCTTCCGGTGATGACCGGTTTTATTTTTTCAGTCCCATTATTGTGGACAGTACCATGTATGTATTGGGAAAGAATAGTTCGCTAATCGCGATACATGCCAAAACAGGTGAAGAACTCTGGATACATACAGACCTTCCCGGTATTACGAGACGAGGTATTAATTATTGGGAAAGCGAGGATAAAAAAGACAAAAGATTGTTGTTTACCCTTAATAATTCTATTCAGGCCATAAACGCGGATACTGGAAAATCAATTTTAGATTTCGGAACTGAGGGATATGTTGATCTTAGGGAAGGATTAGATCGAGATCCAACATCCATTACTAGAATTCAACCCATGATGCCGGGGGTTATTTATGATGACCTTCTGATACTAGGTTCGGCACCCGGAGAAGGCTATTTTTCTCCACCAGGTCACATTAGGGCTTACAATGTTGTTACAGGTAAACTGGAATGGACCTTTCATACCATTCCGCATCCAGGAGAATATGGTTATGATACTTGGCCCAAGGATGCTTATAAATATGTAGGTGGGGCCAATGTATGGAGTGAAATTTCGGTAGACCCCGAACGTGGGATTGCTTATTTGCCAATAGGGTCGCCAACTTATGATTATTATGGTGCAGATCGCTTGGGCAGTAATTTGTTTGCCAACTCCTTGGTCGCCGTAGACGCCAGAACAGGGGAACGGATATGGCACTACCAAACCGTTCATCATGACCTTTGGGATTATGATCTTTCACCCGCACCTCAATTACTTACAGTGGATAAAGACGGTAAAAAAGTGGATGCCGTGGCCATAGCCACAAAACATGGTTTTGTATTCGTGTTCGACCGTGAAACCGGTGAGCCCTTATTTCCTATTGAGGAGAAACCATTTCCCAAAAGCGAAATGCCAGGAGAGGAATCCTGGCCAACACAGCCTATAAGCTCGCTTCCCAGTTTTACCAGACATGAGGTAACTAAAGAGAACTTGAATCCCTATTTTTCGGATAGCCTTCGTCAAGATTGGTTACAAAGACTGGATTCTGCCAAGTCTGGATTGTACGTACCGCCTTCGGATAAATATGAGACCATCATGATGCCCGGTGCATTAGGTGGCGCCAATTATGGCAATACCGCGGCTGACCCTCTCAATGGTATCATGTACATTCAAACCCAAGAGTATGCATCTACATATCGGTTGAACAAGGTTGAACCACCAAAAAATGAACTCACTGACAACGATGTCGATAGGGTCAAAAACCTTTATAATTCCTCCTGTATCGCCTGCCATGGTCCAAATATGGAGGGTGGGGCAGGACCTTCCCTAAAAAACATTGGGCATCACATGTTTTATTCGGAATTCAGGAATACCGTAATCAATGGAAAGGGTGTAATGCCTGGTTTGGTTCACGTAGACGAAGAGTCCTTAAAAGCTTTATTCAAGTTTCTTGGTGGTGATCCGGAACGCAGAAGTTTTAGATTTGGTAATCAACAGGCAGAACCTGTGTATGGTCCCGTAGTAGCTTCGGGAGGAGTAACCACCTCACCAGATGCACAACGTGGTGCTCCAATGCAGGATTATCCTGAAGGTGTTGACCATCCGGAAGATAGATACACTACGGATTATGGTTTGGATTGGCCCGGACTAATCGACCCGCCTTGGTCTTCAATTCTAGCCTATGACCTTAACAATGGCACTATTAAATGGCGACGACCCATTGGAGTGGATTCACTTTATGTTCAAGGTGACGAGAGCAAAGGAGCACCTAACGGTACCCAACGAAAGGGCATGGTTATTACGTCTACTGGCATTGTATTTACAACAGCTAAGGGAGGCAGGATTTATGCTCTGGATGCGGATGATGGGAGTGTGCTTTGGGAAACGACCTTGAGCAATGAGACCAATGCCCAACCAAGCATGTTTACTCTGGACGGAAAGCAATATTTGGTAATCAATGCAACCTCTAATTTTAGAAGTGACAGTTACGACCATTCAAAAAAGCCGGGAGCAATTGCCAAGGGATATGTGGTATACGGTATACCGGATAAGAAATAG